The following coding sequences lie in one Pectobacterium sp. A5351 genomic window:
- a CDS encoding MdtB/MuxB family multidrug efflux RND transporter permease subunit: MQDTVPASGGGPSRLFILRPVATTLLMIAILLAGIIGYRALPVSALPEVDYPTIQVITLYPGASPDVVTSAITAPLERQFGQMSGLKQMSTQSAGGASVITLQFQLELSLDVAEQDVQAAINAASNLLPNDLPYPPTYSKVNPADPPIMTLAVTSSAMSMTQVQDMVDNRIAQKISQVAGVGLVSLAGGQRPAVRVRLNAPALAAYGLTSETIRTAITAANVNSAKGSLDGPTRSVTLSANDQMKSVDDYRRLIVAWKNGAPIRLQDVATIEQAAENIHLGAWANRQQAIIINVQRQPGANVITTTDSISKMLPALKASLPNAVEVTTLTDRTTSIRASVKDVQFELLLAIALVVMVIYLFLRNAVATLIPSIAVPLSLIGTFAAMYFLGFSINNLTLMALTIATGFVVDDAIVVIENIARYIEKGEKPLNAALKGAGEIGFTIISLTFSLIAVLIPLLFMGDIVGRLFREFAVTLAVSILISAVVSLTLTPMMCARMLSHQSLRKQNRFTRASERFFTRLIDAYGVWLRKVLNHPWLTLSVALGTLLLTVLLYIWIPKGFFPIQDNGIIQGTVQAPQTVSFSNMADRQQRVASIIMKDPTVESVSSFIGVDGTNAALNSGRLQINLKPLSERSERIPEIISRLQQQTAQIPGIQLYLQPVQDLTIDTQISRTQYQFTLQAMSLDELSEWVPKLMIELKKLPQLEDVSSDWQDGAAVAYVNVNRDSASRLGITMSQVDSALYNAFGQRLVSTIYTQASQYRVVLEHDTTNNTGLDALNDVRLISSDGGTIPLSSIATIEERQGPLAINHIDQFPSTTISFNVAKGYALGEAVDAITQAEQQMNLPADITTRFQGSTLAFQSALSSTVWLIVAAIVAMYIVLGVLYESVIHPITILSTLPTAGVGALLALMMAGNELDVIAIIGIILLIGIVKKNAIMMIDFALAAEREQGMKPYDAIYQACLLRFRPILMTTMAALLSALPLMLSTGVGAELRQPLGICMVGGLIMSQILTLFTTPVIYLLFDRLATRFRRLARQEEETE, encoded by the coding sequence ATGCAGGATACCGTTCCAGCCAGCGGCGGTGGCCCGTCGCGCCTGTTTATTCTGCGTCCGGTCGCCACGACGCTGCTGATGATCGCCATTCTGCTGGCCGGAATCATCGGCTATCGGGCGCTGCCGGTATCCGCGTTGCCCGAAGTCGATTATCCGACGATTCAGGTTATTACCCTGTATCCCGGTGCCAGCCCCGATGTGGTGACCTCCGCAATTACCGCGCCGCTGGAGCGGCAGTTCGGCCAGATGTCCGGGCTGAAACAGATGTCGACGCAGAGCGCAGGCGGCGCATCCGTCATTACGCTTCAATTCCAGCTTGAGCTATCGCTGGACGTCGCCGAACAGGATGTGCAGGCCGCCATCAATGCGGCCAGCAACCTGCTGCCTAACGATCTGCCCTACCCGCCAACCTACAGCAAGGTGAATCCGGCGGATCCGCCGATTATGACGCTGGCCGTCACCTCCAGCGCCATGTCGATGACGCAGGTGCAGGACATGGTGGACAACCGCATCGCGCAGAAAATCTCTCAGGTGGCGGGCGTCGGTCTGGTGTCATTAGCCGGTGGGCAGCGTCCGGCCGTGCGGGTCAGGCTGAACGCGCCAGCGCTGGCGGCATACGGCTTGACCAGCGAAACAATCCGCACCGCGATTACCGCCGCCAACGTGAATTCTGCCAAGGGGAGTCTGGACGGTCCGACGCGCTCGGTCACGCTCTCCGCCAACGATCAAATGAAATCCGTTGATGATTACCGCAGGCTGATTGTCGCGTGGAAGAATGGCGCACCGATACGGCTTCAGGATGTCGCGACGATTGAACAGGCCGCCGAGAATATTCATCTCGGTGCCTGGGCGAATCGGCAGCAGGCGATCATTATCAACGTTCAGCGCCAGCCGGGTGCCAACGTCATCACGACCACGGACAGCATTAGCAAGATGCTGCCCGCGTTAAAAGCGAGCCTGCCAAACGCTGTCGAAGTCACCACGCTGACTGACCGCACCACCAGCATTCGCGCCTCGGTGAAAGACGTCCAGTTCGAACTGCTGCTGGCTATCGCGCTGGTCGTGATGGTGATTTACCTGTTCTTGCGTAACGCCGTCGCCACGCTGATCCCCAGCATTGCCGTGCCGCTGTCGCTGATTGGCACCTTTGCCGCGATGTACTTTCTCGGTTTCTCCATCAATAACCTGACGCTCATGGCGCTGACCATCGCCACCGGTTTCGTGGTGGACGATGCCATCGTGGTGATTGAAAACATCGCCCGCTATATCGAAAAAGGGGAAAAACCGCTTAACGCGGCGCTGAAGGGCGCAGGAGAAATTGGCTTCACCATTATCTCCCTGACCTTCTCACTCATCGCCGTGCTGATCCCGCTGCTGTTTATGGGCGATATCGTCGGACGCCTGTTCCGCGAATTCGCCGTCACGCTGGCGGTGTCTATCCTGATTTCCGCCGTCGTTTCGCTCACGCTGACACCCATGATGTGCGCCCGAATGCTGAGCCATCAGTCGCTGCGTAAACAGAACCGCTTTACCCGCGCCAGCGAACGTTTCTTCACTCGCCTGATTGATGCCTACGGCGTCTGGCTGCGCAAGGTGCTGAATCATCCGTGGCTGACGCTCAGCGTCGCACTTGGTACGCTGCTGCTGACAGTTTTGCTCTATATCTGGATCCCGAAAGGCTTCTTCCCAATACAGGATAACGGCATCATTCAGGGCACCGTGCAGGCTCCGCAGACGGTCTCGTTCAGCAATATGGCCGACCGCCAGCAGCGCGTTGCATCCATCATCATGAAAGATCCGACGGTGGAGAGCGTGTCCTCGTTCATCGGCGTTGACGGCACCAATGCCGCGCTGAACAGCGGCCGACTGCAAATAAACCTGAAACCGCTCAGTGAACGCAGCGAACGTATTCCAGAGATCATCAGTCGCCTGCAACAGCAAACCGCCCAGATCCCTGGCATCCAACTGTATCTGCAACCGGTGCAGGATCTCACCATCGACACCCAGATCAGCCGCACGCAATACCAGTTTACGTTGCAGGCGATGTCGCTGGACGAACTGAGCGAGTGGGTGCCCAAGCTGATGATTGAGTTGAAAAAGCTGCCGCAGCTAGAGGATGTCAGCAGCGACTGGCAAGACGGCGCAGCGGTCGCCTACGTCAACGTGAACCGCGACAGCGCCAGCCGTTTGGGTATTACAATGTCACAGGTCGATAGCGCGCTGTACAACGCCTTTGGTCAGCGACTGGTTTCCACCATCTATACGCAAGCTAGCCAGTACCGCGTGGTGCTGGAACACGATACGACCAACAACACCGGTCTGGACGCGCTGAACGACGTGCGCCTCATCAGCAGCGACGGCGGAACCATTCCGCTCAGCAGTATTGCCACCATTGAAGAGCGTCAGGGGCCGTTGGCGATCAACCATATTGACCAGTTCCCGTCGACGACGATCTCCTTCAACGTCGCTAAAGGCTATGCGCTGGGCGAAGCCGTTGATGCCATCACGCAGGCCGAGCAGCAGATGAACCTGCCTGCGGATATCACCACGCGTTTTCAGGGCAGTACGCTGGCGTTCCAGTCAGCGCTGAGCAGCACCGTATGGCTCATCGTCGCGGCGATTGTCGCGATGTACATCGTGCTCGGCGTGCTGTACGAGAGCGTTATTCACCCTATCACCATCTTGTCCACGCTGCCCACGGCGGGCGTCGGTGCGCTGCTGGCGCTGATGATGGCGGGGAATGAGCTGGATGTGATCGCCATTATCGGAATCATTTTGCTCATCGGGATCGTGAAGAAGAACGCCATCATGATGATCGACTTCGCGCTGGCGGCGGAGCGAGAACAGGGCATGAAACCATATGACGCGATTTATCAGGCCTGTCTGCTGCGTTTCCGGCCGATTTTGATGACCACTATGGCGGCGCTGCTGAGTGCGCTGCCGCTGATGCTGAGTACCGGCGTCGGCGCAGAACTGCGCCAGCCGCTGGGGATCTGTATGGTCGGTGGCCTAATCATGAGCCAAATTCTGACGCTGTTTACCACACCGGTGATTTATTTGCTGTTTGACCGTCTGGCGACGCGTTTCCGCCGTTTAGCGCGTCAGGAGGAAGAAACCGAGTGA
- a CDS encoding MdtA/MuxA family multidrug efflux RND transporter periplasmic adaptor subunit has product MNAKRIRGLLILAAVIAIAVLIWHHFTQTPPAAPGTSEQHAARTSHSGSGNGGGRRAAMRTLAPVQAAVTQSASVPYYLSGLGTVTAANTVTLRSRVNGALMALHFQEGQQVKAGDLLAEIDPRPFQVELTQAQGQLAKDRAVLANAQQDLARYQQLVKTNLISRQELDAQTAAVRQAEGTLKADEGAVASAQLQLDYSKITAPISGRIGLKQVDVGNYITSGDTNGLVVITQTYPIDVVFTVPEAEIATILSAQKSGQPPVVEAWDRANQKKLSQGTLLSMDNQIDTTTGTIKLKARFDNLDDALFPNQFVNIRMKVDTLKNAVVAPSAAVQMGNEGRFVWILNDKNEVSKRQVTTSIQYGQLVVVTAGLDADVKVVTDGIDRLTEGAKVEVVPSALTEKTPAITGEKS; this is encoded by the coding sequence ATGAATGCCAAACGTATCCGAGGCCTGCTGATACTTGCCGCCGTTATCGCTATTGCCGTGCTGATCTGGCACCACTTTACCCAGACGCCCCCTGCCGCCCCCGGCACGAGTGAACAGCACGCCGCCCGTACGTCACATTCGGGAAGCGGCAATGGCGGTGGACGCCGGGCGGCTATGCGCACGCTGGCTCCCGTGCAAGCGGCAGTAACGCAATCCGCATCCGTGCCCTACTATCTGTCCGGTTTAGGCACCGTCACCGCAGCCAATACCGTCACGTTGCGCAGCCGGGTGAACGGAGCACTGATGGCGCTGCACTTTCAGGAAGGGCAACAGGTTAAGGCTGGCGACCTGCTGGCGGAAATTGACCCGCGTCCTTTTCAGGTTGAACTGACGCAAGCACAAGGGCAGTTGGCAAAAGATCGGGCCGTGCTGGCTAATGCTCAACAGGATTTAGCGCGCTACCAACAACTGGTGAAAACCAATCTGATCTCCCGTCAGGAGCTGGATGCGCAAACTGCCGCCGTTCGTCAGGCGGAAGGCACGCTAAAAGCCGATGAAGGCGCCGTCGCCAGCGCACAGCTCCAGTTGGATTACAGCAAGATCACCGCGCCGATCAGCGGTCGGATCGGCTTAAAGCAGGTCGATGTCGGGAATTACATCACCAGCGGCGACACCAATGGCCTTGTCGTGATTACGCAGACCTACCCGATTGATGTCGTCTTTACCGTACCGGAAGCGGAAATCGCCACCATTCTGAGCGCGCAGAAATCAGGCCAGCCGCCTGTAGTGGAAGCCTGGGATCGTGCCAATCAAAAGAAACTCTCACAGGGCACGCTGTTGAGCATGGACAACCAGATCGACACCACCACAGGCACGATCAAACTCAAGGCGCGTTTTGATAATCTGGACGATGCCCTGTTCCCGAACCAGTTCGTGAATATCCGCATGAAGGTCGATACGCTGAAAAACGCGGTCGTCGCCCCTTCCGCTGCCGTGCAAATGGGGAATGAAGGCCGTTTCGTCTGGATTCTGAATGATAAAAACGAAGTCAGTAAACGTCAGGTTACCACCAGTATTCAGTACGGCCAGTTGGTTGTGGTGACGGCCGGATTAGACGCCGATGTGAAAGTCGTCACTGACGGTATCGACCGCCTGACCGAAGGGGCGAAAGTGGAAGTCGTGCCCTCAGCGCTGACGGAGAAAACGCCCGCCATCACTGGGGAGAAATCCTGA
- a CDS encoding NupC/NupG family nucleoside CNT transporter, which produces MSHIAQFILALVVVTALALLVCRDRKSIRIRFIIQLLVIEILLAYFFLYSNVGLGVVKGFAAVFDKLLGFAGQGTDFVFGDMVNSEKNLISFFFKVLCPIVFISALIGILQHIRVLPIVIRAIGTLLSKVNGMGKLESFNAVSSLILGQSENFIAYKDILGKMSEKRMYTMSATAMSTVSMSIVGAYMSMLDAKFVVAALILNMFSTFIVLSLINPYKVGEEPELQLGNLHENQSFFEMLGEYILAGFKVAVIVAAMLIGFIALIAAVNAIFSAIFGISFQEVLGYAFYPFAWIMGIPSHEALQVGSIMATKLVSNEFVAMLELQKVAGELSPRSVGILSVFLVSFANFSSIGIIAGAIKGLNEQQGNVVSRFGLKLVYGSTLVSILSAAIAGLVL; this is translated from the coding sequence TTGTCCCATATCGCGCAATTTATTCTGGCGCTGGTTGTTGTTACGGCGCTGGCGCTGCTTGTCTGCCGCGATCGTAAAAGCATTCGTATTCGTTTTATTATTCAGCTACTTGTCATCGAAATTTTGCTCGCTTACTTCTTCCTGTACTCAAACGTTGGGTTAGGGGTCGTCAAAGGGTTCGCAGCGGTATTCGACAAATTACTCGGATTTGCAGGCCAGGGGACGGACTTCGTATTCGGTGACATGGTAAATAGCGAGAAGAACCTGATTTCTTTCTTCTTTAAAGTGCTCTGCCCTATCGTCTTCATTTCCGCGCTGATCGGTATCCTGCAACACATTAGGGTGTTGCCGATCGTCATCCGCGCCATTGGTACGCTCCTGTCCAAAGTGAACGGCATGGGCAAACTGGAATCCTTTAACGCGGTCAGTTCACTGATTCTCGGCCAGTCCGAAAACTTCATTGCCTATAAAGATATTCTGGGCAAGATGTCTGAAAAGCGCATGTACACCATGTCTGCTACTGCCATGTCGACCGTGTCGATGTCTATCGTCGGGGCGTACATGTCGATGCTGGATGCCAAGTTCGTCGTTGCTGCGCTGATTCTGAACATGTTCAGTACCTTCATCGTGCTGTCGCTGATTAACCCCTACAAAGTCGGTGAAGAACCGGAGTTGCAGTTGGGTAATCTGCATGAAAATCAGAGCTTCTTTGAAATGCTGGGCGAATACATTCTGGCGGGCTTTAAAGTCGCCGTTATCGTTGCAGCCATGCTGATCGGTTTCATTGCACTGATTGCCGCGGTCAACGCCATTTTCAGCGCCATTTTTGGTATCAGCTTCCAGGAAGTGCTCGGCTACGCGTTCTACCCGTTTGCCTGGATCATGGGTATTCCGTCTCACGAAGCCCTGCAAGTTGGTAGCATCATGGCAACCAAACTGGTTTCTAACGAATTTGTGGCAATGCTGGAACTGCAAAAAGTCGCAGGCGAACTGTCTCCACGCAGCGTGGGCATTCTGTCTGTATTCCTGGTGTCCTTCGCTAACTTCTCGTCCATCGGGATTATCGCTGGCGCGATTAAAGGCCTGAACGAGCAACAGGGCAACGTGGTTTCCCGTTTCGGTCTGAAACTGGTTTACGGTTCTACGCTGGTGAGCATCCTTTCCGCCGCTATCGCGGGTCTGGTACTGTAA
- a CDS encoding aldo/keto reductase, translating into MSVSNTTRELGRSGIVVPPFSFGGNVFGWTVDQPTSFSLLDALLAHRLNFIDTADVYSRWAPGNQGGESETIIGNWLKKSGQRDKVIIATKVGMDLGDDKKGLSPRYIRQAVEASLQRLQTDYIDLYQAHTDDKDTPLEETLATFDALIKEGKVRAIGASNYSATRLVEALKISKANHLARYETLQPEYNLYDRQGYEAALEPLVREQGIGVINYYSLASGFLSGKYRQPKDATKSARGQGVVEKYLNERGRTILEALDSVANAHQTTPSQVALAWLIARQSITAPIASATSLEQVAELASATRLVLPAKDIELLDRASRY; encoded by the coding sequence ATGTCAGTATCAAATACCACACGTGAGCTTGGACGTTCTGGGATCGTGGTTCCACCTTTCTCGTTCGGCGGTAATGTCTTTGGCTGGACGGTTGACCAGCCGACATCATTCAGCCTGCTGGATGCGCTGCTGGCACATCGGCTGAATTTCATTGATACCGCTGATGTTTATTCGCGCTGGGCACCCGGTAATCAGGGCGGTGAGTCTGAAACGATCATCGGTAACTGGCTGAAAAAAAGTGGCCAGCGTGACAAGGTCATTATCGCGACCAAGGTGGGGATGGACTTGGGGGACGACAAGAAAGGGCTGTCTCCTCGCTATATTCGTCAGGCGGTCGAGGCTTCATTACAGCGTTTGCAAACGGACTATATCGATCTCTATCAGGCACACACGGACGACAAAGATACGCCGCTGGAAGAAACGCTGGCCACGTTTGATGCGTTGATTAAAGAGGGGAAAGTGCGCGCGATTGGCGCGTCTAACTACAGCGCGACGCGTCTGGTTGAGGCGCTGAAGATCAGTAAAGCCAACCATCTGGCGCGTTATGAAACGCTACAACCGGAATACAACTTGTACGATCGGCAGGGCTATGAAGCGGCGCTGGAACCGCTGGTGCGCGAACAAGGGATCGGGGTCATTAACTATTATTCGCTGGCGAGCGGGTTCTTGTCAGGCAAGTATCGTCAGCCGAAGGATGCAACGAAAAGTGCACGCGGACAGGGCGTGGTGGAGAAATACCTCAACGAGCGCGGCCGCACCATTTTGGAGGCATTGGATAGCGTGGCGAATGCACACCAGACGACGCCGTCGCAGGTGGCGCTGGCCTGGTTGATTGCACGTCAGAGTATTACCGCCCCGATCGCCAGTGCGACATCGCTGGAGCAGGTAGCCGAACTCGCGAGTGCCACGCGGCTGGTGCTGCCGGCAAAAGATATTGAGCTGCTGGATCGTGCGAGTCGCTATTAG
- a CDS encoding glucose PTS transporter subunit EIIB: MGKIHNFRKLFASMLGKQITEIEIASPLDKENLQQLVSAFGGKENIVSLDACITRLRVEVHSLRLVNSDSLQKLGAIGVIIVGHQVQAIFGTQSDNLRRELAAWFEDDGAEVR, encoded by the coding sequence ATGGGCAAGATTCACAATTTTCGGAAATTGTTCGCGTCAATGTTGGGTAAGCAAATTACCGAGATTGAAATCGCTTCACCGCTAGATAAAGAGAATTTGCAGCAGTTGGTGAGCGCCTTTGGCGGCAAAGAAAATATCGTCAGTCTGGATGCCTGCATCACCCGCCTGCGGGTCGAGGTGCACAGCCTGCGGTTGGTCAACAGCGACAGCCTGCAAAAACTGGGCGCTATCGGTGTGATCATCGTCGGTCATCAGGTACAGGCTATTTTCGGTACGCAGTCAGATAACCTGCGCCGCGAACTAGCCGCCTGGTTTGAGGATGATGGCGCAGAAGTGCGGTAG
- a CDS encoding beta-galactosidase encodes MFKFPPLSSKVPVLLHGADYNPDQWLDNPEVLEKDIEMMKQTQCNVMSVGIFSWSGLEPEEGRYEFGWLDSLLDTLYANGIFVFLATPSGARPAWLSQKYPDVLRVGSNRVRALHGGRHNHCLSSPNYREKVKQMNTQLAKRYSHHPAVIGWHISNEYSGECHCDTCRSTFQSWLKARYGTIDALNKAWWSTFWSHTYTDWSQLEPPSPIGEVSIHGLNLDWKRFNTSQVSDFCAAEIAPLKAENPSLPTTTNFMEYFYDYDYWQLAKVIDFISWDSYPLWHNAEDDCTLGAYTAMYHDLMRTLKGGKPFYLMESTPSLTNWQPISKLKKPGMHILSSLQAVAHGSDSVQYFQWRKSRGSVEKFHGAVVDHVGHIDTRVGREVQELGDILNKLAPVAGSRVDAKVAIIFDWESRWAMDNAQGPRNAGLFYEKTVTEHYRTFWEQGVAVDIINADADLSGYQLVIAPMLYMVRDGFAERVDAFVKQGGRFVTTYWSGVVNETDLCHLNGFPGPLRPIMGIWAEEIDGLYDHESNSISGLSGNEQRLVGPYQVTHLCELIHLEGARALAAYDSDFYAGRPAVTVNDYGEGKAYYIASRNDLAFQRDFFTTLIQALDLPRALPTDLPYGIVAHRRDDGESEFIFVQNYTATPQQVTLPATYEEMTTGSTLSGSIDLSGYGCRILRRALQ; translated from the coding sequence ATGTTCAAATTCCCCCCGCTAAGCAGCAAAGTCCCTGTTCTGCTGCACGGTGCTGACTATAACCCTGACCAATGGCTGGATAACCCAGAAGTGCTGGAAAAAGACATTGAAATGATGAAGCAGACCCAGTGCAACGTCATGTCCGTGGGGATTTTCAGTTGGTCCGGGCTTGAGCCGGAAGAAGGTCGCTACGAATTTGGCTGGCTGGACAGCCTCCTCGACACGCTGTATGCCAACGGCATCTTCGTTTTTCTGGCCACGCCCAGCGGAGCGCGCCCGGCCTGGCTGTCGCAGAAATACCCCGACGTGCTGCGAGTGGGTAGCAACCGCGTACGGGCGCTGCACGGCGGTCGCCACAATCACTGCCTGAGCTCGCCGAATTATCGCGAAAAAGTAAAACAGATGAACACCCAGTTGGCAAAACGCTACTCGCACCATCCTGCGGTGATCGGCTGGCATATTTCCAACGAATACAGCGGCGAGTGCCACTGCGATACCTGTCGCAGCACCTTCCAAAGCTGGCTGAAAGCCCGCTACGGTACGATTGACGCGCTGAATAAAGCATGGTGGAGCACCTTCTGGAGCCACACCTATACCGACTGGTCACAGCTAGAACCCCCGTCGCCTATCGGTGAGGTGTCGATTCACGGCCTGAATCTGGACTGGAAACGCTTTAACACCTCACAGGTCAGTGATTTCTGTGCCGCAGAAATTGCCCCGCTCAAAGCCGAAAATCCGTCTCTGCCAACCACGACGAACTTCATGGAATACTTCTATGATTACGACTACTGGCAATTAGCGAAGGTGATCGACTTCATCTCCTGGGACAGCTACCCACTGTGGCATAACGCGGAAGATGACTGCACGCTGGGCGCCTATACCGCGATGTATCACGACCTGATGCGTACGCTGAAAGGCGGAAAGCCTTTCTACCTGATGGAGTCCACGCCGAGCCTGACCAACTGGCAGCCGATCAGCAAGCTGAAAAAACCGGGTATGCATATCCTGTCTTCCCTTCAGGCCGTCGCGCACGGTTCAGACTCGGTGCAGTATTTCCAGTGGCGTAAGAGCCGCGGTTCCGTCGAGAAATTCCACGGCGCCGTGGTCGATCATGTCGGGCATATTGATACCCGCGTCGGACGTGAAGTGCAGGAGTTGGGTGACATACTCAACAAACTCGCTCCCGTGGCAGGGAGTCGGGTTGACGCCAAGGTCGCCATCATTTTCGACTGGGAAAGCCGCTGGGCGATGGATAACGCCCAAGGGCCACGCAACGCGGGGCTGTTCTATGAAAAAACCGTCACCGAGCATTATCGAACGTTTTGGGAACAGGGCGTCGCGGTGGACATCATCAATGCTGATGCCGATCTCAGCGGCTATCAGCTTGTAATTGCCCCCATGCTCTACATGGTTCGTGATGGCTTTGCCGAACGCGTCGATGCCTTCGTCAAACAAGGCGGCCGCTTCGTCACCACCTACTGGTCTGGCGTCGTTAACGAAACCGATCTGTGTCATCTGAACGGTTTCCCTGGGCCGCTTCGCCCGATCATGGGTATTTGGGCGGAAGAGATCGACGGACTGTACGATCATGAAAGCAACAGCATCAGCGGCCTGAGCGGTAACGAGCAGCGTCTGGTCGGCCCGTATCAGGTCACGCACCTGTGCGAACTGATTCACCTTGAGGGCGCGAGAGCGCTGGCGGCCTATGACAGCGATTTCTATGCCGGGCGTCCCGCCGTTACAGTCAATGATTACGGCGAGGGTAAGGCCTATTACATCGCCTCACGCAACGACCTCGCCTTCCAGCGGGATTTCTTCACCACGCTAATACAGGCGCTGGATTTGCCGCGTGCGCTGCCGACCGACCTGCCTTACGGGATTGTCGCTCATCGTCGCGATGACGGGGAAAGTGAATTTATCTTCGTACAGAACTACACGGCAACGCCGCAGCAGGTCACGCTGCCTGCCACCTACGAAGAAATGACCACCGGTAGTACGCTTTCAGGGTCTATCGACCTGTCAGGCTATGGCTGTCGGATCCTACGCCGCGCGTTGCAGTAA
- a CDS encoding glycoside hydrolase family 53 protein has product MKMKKRVLMAAMLATGLLTFSLPQALYAAENVTINKLTNVPADFIKGADISMLSEVEKHGGKFYDEHGKQKDAMLILKENGINYIRLRIWNDPKDAAGNGYGGGNNDLATTLALAKRAKANGMKVLLDFHYSDFWTDPAHQNKPKAWSGLDMAKLTTAVHDFTKATISEFQKAGIMPDMVQIGNELNGGMLWPEGKSWGQGGGEFDRLAALLNAGIQGVKDVQGSNNVKIMLHLAEGTKNDTFIWWFDEIVKRNVPFDVIGASFYTYWNGPISALQYNMNDVTKRYNKDIIVVEAAYAYTLENCDNAENSFQQKELDAGGYPASVQGQANYLHDLMQSVINVPNQRGKGIFYWEPIWLPTPGATWATKAGMKYNNDEWKEGNARENQALFDCKGNVLPSIKAFK; this is encoded by the coding sequence ATGAAAATGAAAAAACGCGTACTGATGGCTGCCATGCTCGCAACGGGCCTGCTGACCTTCTCCCTGCCGCAAGCCCTGTATGCTGCTGAGAATGTGACAATCAATAAGTTGACGAACGTCCCTGCCGACTTCATTAAGGGCGCGGATATTTCCATGCTGAGCGAGGTGGAAAAGCACGGCGGAAAATTTTATGACGAGCATGGCAAACAGAAAGACGCCATGCTGATTCTGAAAGAGAACGGCATTAACTATATTCGCCTGCGCATCTGGAACGATCCGAAAGATGCGGCAGGCAACGGTTACGGCGGCGGTAACAACGATCTGGCGACCACGCTGGCGCTGGCTAAACGCGCCAAAGCGAACGGCATGAAAGTGCTGCTGGATTTCCACTACAGCGATTTCTGGACCGACCCGGCTCACCAAAACAAGCCTAAAGCCTGGTCTGGCCTAGACATGGCAAAGCTCACCACGGCCGTACATGACTTCACTAAAGCCACGATTAGCGAATTCCAGAAAGCGGGCATCATGCCGGATATGGTGCAAATCGGTAACGAACTGAACGGCGGCATGCTGTGGCCGGAAGGAAAAAGCTGGGGCCAGGGTGGCGGCGAGTTCGATCGCCTCGCGGCGCTGCTGAACGCCGGTATTCAGGGTGTTAAGGACGTACAAGGTTCGAACAACGTCAAAATCATGCTGCATCTGGCAGAAGGCACCAAAAACGACACCTTTATCTGGTGGTTCGATGAAATCGTCAAACGTAATGTGCCGTTTGATGTCATCGGTGCCTCGTTCTACACCTACTGGAACGGCCCCATCAGCGCGTTGCAGTACAACATGAACGACGTCACCAAACGCTACAATAAAGACATCATCGTGGTGGAAGCCGCCTATGCTTACACGTTGGAAAACTGCGATAACGCGGAAAACAGCTTCCAGCAAAAAGAGTTGGATGCTGGCGGTTACCCCGCTTCCGTTCAGGGTCAGGCCAATTACCTGCACGATTTGATGCAAAGCGTCATCAACGTCCCCAATCAGCGCGGCAAAGGCATCTTCTATTGGGAGCCCATCTGGCTGCCTACTCCCGGCGCAACCTGGGCGACGAAAGCCGGTATGAAATACAACAACGACGAATGGAAAGAAGGCAACGCGCGAGAAAATCAGGCGCTGTTCGACTGCAAAGGCAACGTCCTGCCTTCCATCAAAGCGTTTAAGTAA